GAGGCTTTATCGCGAATTTAAAGGCAGTTCTCTGAAATGGCGGGTGGGTTGATGCCCTACTTCTTCAGCAGCGGCCAACCCTGTTCTTCTCTCAGTTTGTAATAACCCTCGGCGCAGCGTCTGGCAAGACCCCTGACCCTTGCGATGTAACGGGTGCGCTGGGCGACGCCGATGGCCTTTCTTGCGTCGAGCACGTTGAAGGTGTGGGAACACTTGAGCATGTAGTCATAGGCGGGTAATACAAGGCCCTTATCCAGGAGTTTTTTCGCCTCCCGCTCGTACGTGTCGAAGAGTTTAAGGTGCATCGGCACGTCGGCCTCTTCAAAGTTGTAGGCCGAGAACTCTACCTCGTCCTGGTGGTGGACGTCCCCGTAGGTGAGGCCGTCGGACCACTGCAGGTCAAAGACCGACTCCTTCTTCTGGATGAACATCGCTATCCGCTCAAGACCATACGTAAGCTCCAGCGATATTGGCTCAAGCTCTATGCCGCCCACCTGCTGGAAATAGGTAAACTGCGTTATCTCAAGCCCGTCTATCCAGACCTCCCAGCCCAACCCGGTAGCGCCGAGGGTGGGAGACTCCCAGTCGTCTTCCACAAAGCGCACGTCGTGGCCCACAAGGTCTATGCCCAGATCCTTCAGGCTGTCCAGGTAAATCTGCTGTGAGTCTTCGGGTGCGGGTTTGAGGACCACCTGGAACTGGTAGTAGTGTTGAAGGCGGTTGGGGTTATCTCCATAGCGGCCGTCTGCGGGCCTGCGGCTGGGTTCTACGTAGGCCGCCTTCCAGGGTTCCGGCCCCAGAGACCTCAGAAACGTGGCCGGGTTGAACGTCCCGGCACCCACCTCGACGTCATAGGGCTGCATCAGCAGGCACCCGCGCTGGGTCCAGTAGTTCTGGAGCCGGAGAATAATCTCCTGAAAGCTCAGCGCGCGTTTTTCTACTTTCTTGCGCAATCGTCCACCTTTCCCTGGATTACCTCGATGGTGTGTGGAATCACCGGCAGTATGACCCGCAGGCACTCCTCGACGGCCTTCGGGCTCCCCGGCAGGTTAACGATGAGGCATTGTCCCGCCACCCCTGCGACGGCGCGTGTGCCCATGGCCCGCGGCGTGACCTTGAGGCTCTCCATCCGCATGGCCTCGGTATAGCCCGGCAGTTCTTTTTCTATTACCGCGCGGGTCGCCTCAGGGGTAACGTCCCTCGGCGAAACACCCGTGCCCCCGGTCGTGAGTATCAGGTTCACCTCGTCCTTCCACTCATTAAGCCTTTCTGTAATAATCTCTGCCTCGTCGGGTATTATGTCGTAAAGAGGCACTTCTGCGCCTATCTCGGCCAAGAGCTGTCTGATAACCTGCCCGCTCTCGTCTTCTCTCTCACCCCTGGAACCTTTATCGCTCATCGTCAGGATGGCCGCCTTAATAGCGACTTTGGCGTGTCCATGATGTTCGTGGCCATGACCATGTTTATGATTATGTTGGTGTGAGTTCAAAAATCCCCTCCGTGCAGCCTAATCGAGTATCTTTACCTGATCACCGACCCGCACAATCCCGCCGGCCAGTACCGTACTGAAAATACCCTCCTTGGGCATAATACAGTCCCCGGCCTTGTAATATATGGCACAGCGGTCGTGACACTCCTTGCCAATCTGGGTTATTTCCAGGAGGGCGTCATTACCCAGTTTCAGTCTTGTACCGGGTTTCAGGCGCTTAATGTCCAGCCCCTCGGTTACGATGT
Above is a genomic segment from Candidatus Bathyanammoxibius amoris containing:
- the glyQ gene encoding glycine--tRNA ligase subunit alpha, whose protein sequence is MRKKVEKRALSFQEIILRLQNYWTQRGCLLMQPYDVEVGAGTFNPATFLRSLGPEPWKAAYVEPSRRPADGRYGDNPNRLQHYYQFQVVLKPAPEDSQQIYLDSLKDLGIDLVGHDVRFVEDDWESPTLGATGLGWEVWIDGLEITQFTYFQQVGGIELEPISLELTYGLERIAMFIQKKESVFDLQWSDGLTYGDVHHQDEVEFSAYNFEEADVPMHLKLFDTYEREAKKLLDKGLVLPAYDYMLKCSHTFNVLDARKAIGVAQRTRYIARVRGLARRCAEGYYKLREEQGWPLLKK
- a CDS encoding MOSC domain-containing protein, whose protein sequence is MTKGNKTGRVVAVCISQKKGTQKVDVGEVKLIEDHGIESDAHAGPGHRQVSFLALESADKMRQKGLDIDSGDFGENIVTEGLDIKRLKPGTRLKLGNDALLEITQIGKECHDRCAIYYKAGDCIMPKEGIFSTVLAGGIVRVGDQVKILD
- a CDS encoding MogA/MoaB family molybdenum cofactor biosynthesis protein → MNSHQHNHKHGHGHEHHGHAKVAIKAAILTMSDKGSRGEREDESGQVIRQLLAEIGAEVPLYDIIPDEAEIITERLNEWKDEVNLILTTGGTGVSPRDVTPEATRAVIEKELPGYTEAMRMESLKVTPRAMGTRAVAGVAGQCLIVNLPGSPKAVEECLRVILPVIPHTIEVIQGKVDDCARK